One segment of Mus caroli chromosome 6, CAROLI_EIJ_v1.1, whole genome shotgun sequence DNA contains the following:
- the LOC115031289 gene encoding voltage-dependent L-type calcium channel subunit alpha-1C-like has product MQLFGGKFNFDEMQTRRSTFDNFPQSLLTVFQILTGEDWNSVMYDGIMAYGGPSFPGMLVCIYFIILFICGNYILLNVFLAIAVDNLADAESLTSAQKEEEEEKERKKLARTASPEKKQEVMEKPAVEESKEEKIELKSITADGESPPTTKINMDDLQPSE; this is encoded by the exons ATGCAGCTCTTTGGAGGGAAGTTCAACTTCGATGAGATGCAGACCCGTAGGAGCACGTTCGATAACTTCCCGCAGTCTCTCCTCACTGTGTTTCAG ATCCTGACCGGGGAGGACTGGAATTCGGTGATGTATGATGGGATCATGGCTTATGGCGGCCCCTCTTTTCCAGGGATGTTAGTCTGTATTTACTTCATCATCCTCTTCATCTGTGGAAATT ATATCCTACTGAATGTGTTCTTGGCCATTGCGGTGGACAACCTGGCTGATGCGGAGAGCCTGACCTCAGcccaaaaggaggaggaagaagagaaggagaggaagaagctggCCAG gactgccagcccagaaaagaaacaggaggtgATGGAGAAGCCAGCCGTGGAGGAAAGCAAAGAGGAGAAAATTGAACTGAAGTCCATTACAGCAGATGGAGAATCCCCACCCACTACCAAG ATCAACATGGATGACCTCCAGCCCAGTGAA